A region of the Apium graveolens cultivar Ventura chromosome 6, ASM990537v1, whole genome shotgun sequence genome:
TATAAACAAACTTCcctcatttttattatttttatcgcCGCCTCATCTGAAGAAATGAGGGTTTCTGTAAAAATCAATCTTTGAAACACCGAATCCATGGTTCAGGAAGGCCCAAATCTGTTCATCAGACAAATAATATGTTCACAGGTTTCACTcgctctctttctctctctccccCTTAACTCTCTATTTTCTAGTCTCCAACTCTCTAAATCTATATGTAAACCCTAATTTTGGGGGTTTTGTAATTGGGGCTTCTCTGTAATTTACGAGGTTTTGGTTATATATTGATTTTCCTCTCCCTCTCTCCCCCCCCCTCTTTCCCTCTCTCTGTTAATTTGTCTTTGTCTCCGACTGTCTATACCTATATACTTAGTTTACTCTCCTTCTCAAACTCTCCTGTAAATATTTTTTCTTTATTTAGCCTTCTTTTGTAAACAAAGTTTGTCCCTTTCAGAACCCTAGGTATTCTTCCTTTTTTATCACccaattttttaattttgtaatttttgggTTTTATGAATGGGTAATTTCACTTCTGAAATTCAGAATTGGCGAGATTGTACAGCTGTATAAAGTTTTATCTTCGGTTTTATAGGGTTTTATAGGGTTTGGTTGATGCTTGTAAAGGCTTGTTTGCTTTTTTCATTTTATGTTTAATAGTACAGCTGTTCGATTGTACTTCCTCTATCTGAATTTCAATAATTTCAATTTTAATGATTTTAATTCCTGATTGTTTTACAGGTGGTCTGGGCTAGTCTGAATTCATGGAAGGGTAAAGAAAACAAGGGTAAAGAAAGCAACGGTGATGAAGAAAGTTATGTGGAAGGGACTCACGAGGTTGGTGAAAGTAGCCGCAAGATTATATTTGAGAGGAAAAGGCGAAATTGTTCTGAAGGGGACTACTCCAGGTGTTTTACTTAGATTATATATGATAACTTGTTGCTTGTTTGTGGTTGATTTTTTAATTATCTTTTCAACAAAAAACTAATTTTAATTGCCCTTTTACTCCGTGTGTTGTGTACGATAGAAATTAACATATCATATGGGCTAGTTTTACAAGTTCGTTGTTTTTTTAAGTCTGAGATTTGATGGGGTGAATATGTATTTTGACTCCCGGTGGGGTGAATATGTATGAACAATATGAAGCTGTGTACTTTATTTTGTACtcgaaattttaaaaaaaaattatcaagCATATGCAACAATATTTAATTTTTTGAGCATCTACAAAGCTTCCGTCCAATATAAGAATTTATTCACAGCGTATTAGATGTTGGTGGAAGTTATATTGACATTAGCCTCTACAGACTACATGGGTGCTTTTCTTGTTTCCTCTGAAATTGGGTCCATCATGAAAAAGATGGCGTCATTGTCAATATGCTCTACACTTTGCACTtacatataatatttaattatcaGGAGGTGTAATGCTTGAATTACTTGTAGATGTGTTTTATGTTAACAACTTTTGTTTAGGGTGATCAGATTTATGATTTGTAGTCTTATTTCAGTCTTAGTTGTAATATATTTTCATTATTTGCTACAGCTTCTTGGAAAATACACCCAAGAAGACTCTAGGGCACATTTTTCGCATGAAATTTGATGATGAGACTATCCGGACACGGGGAGCTTCACGTGAAGCTTTTTACAGCCCGTGTATCAAGAATTTTAAAGTAAGTAAACATAAATTTGTTCCCCGTTCCACCTCATACTATGCAAGTTACACGTGAGACTTACAGTTCTGTTTTTTTAATTTATTCTATGCAATTTGGTTTGGCAGGAGTATTATACCTATCCCTTTCCTTATGATAAGGAAGATGGGGACCAGGTTGTGAGATCCTATCTGCATAGAAATTTGAAGTCTTATCTTATTGCTGAGAGGGGCCGACTCGTGGAAAAAGTGAAACATCTATTGGAGGCTGGATATACTGAGAAAGACTTTAACATCAGGGATGAAGGATTGGAGCCCTACTACTACTCGCAGCACACATGGAATTCTGTGTGTGATTGTTGGGAGGCTGAAAAGTTTAAAAAGTTGTCCACTAATGGTCAGAATGCCCGAAGTAATGTTGAATTTGTATCTCGTAGGGGGGCCGAACCGTTTGAGCAGAGACGTCAAGTAGCATTCTTTCCTGTAAATAGATTAATTAATTTgcatttttattttctatttcctCATACCTGTTTCGTGAAATTTTTTCATATGATAGGAAATAAATGAAAAACGAGCGGCTAAAGGAGAGTTTCCGATCTCTGAAGATGAATTTATGGGAATAGCGTATAATCCAACTCAACCAGCTGTGCAAGATCTACAAGTTGGTTAAATATATGGATCATTAGAATTTCCAGTGATAGAGCCATGACTATGTTCTTTtctttattaaataaaaatagtaTGGTACTGATATGTGTGGAAATTAGTtgcttttgatataaaatttgaaactAGAGATAGAGACAGTAGAAAGGTAATTTATAAACTTTTCTTTTCTGATGTACCAAGTTGAGAACATATAGGTGGTCCATAATTTACTTGTATtcagttatttatattatatatttatgttataAGATGGCTTTAATGTTTTCAAATCTTGCAAAAAAAATGAAAAAGGCGCGGATTGAATTGGCACCTGAGTTCGAGCTTATCGAAGAACCTTCATCCCCCCGTGCCCAAAgagaattttataaaaaaaaaagatCACTGTGTTGGCTAATGCAAGATCGCCAAGGAAAGGGAAGATCAACCTTTATCCCCAAAACACTCTGGCTGAACTTCTGGGCCCACGGGATGCACTGCAAGTGACTAAGAAACAAAAAATGGGCAGATCCTAGTCTGTTGCTCAATCTGTTGCTGTACCTGATGAAATATACAAGATAATGTCGGAGATATTCGATGCTGTGTGGGAGATGGTTCTTTCTTTACCCACGCATGAGGTGAAGTAGTCTGCTCTTGCCGAGGAGGTGCGTAAATTAGCCTACGCTGCTCTTCTGGACCCAAGTCAGCAACAATTGCACAATTATTACATACGGGCAGCAAGTGGTTTGCTTGGTCCAATCTTGAAGAAGAATGACAAAATCATTGTTAAggtaaaattattttatttttttaaatcattaaGTTGATGATGGTTTGTGATTAGTGACACTTTGTGGTCTTAATTATTTTTCAATCACGTGTTTCAGAATTCCTTTTTTATGGGTATTTCCAGTTTGTTAAGATTAGGGTTTTATGTGTTTAATCTTTTGCTTGTGTATATTTAGACACACTCAACGAGTACCTTGATAATTATCACTAACACATGGATAATTTAGTTTATAAACAACACTACCTAATactaatataattaattatttctAGCTATATGTAAGTCTACCAGTTGGAGCTCTTTGGGGGATACCCTTTCTTCTCCGCTTTACAATTTTCACAACCGGAGGCGTCGTTCATAGATTCAAACCTTGTAGTACTCTGTTTTGGCTTTATTATGGGTTTGCGTTTGTCACACGTCTTGTTATCATAAGGTTTTGAAGCATAAATCACATAATTTTATTGCTCGACAAAATATATGAAATATAGAGTAGTTACATCTCTGTCTGTTGATGTGAGTGACATTTGTAACCAAAATTACATAATTTTATGTATTATATTGTcctaaaatatttgaaatttatgGTTTGATATGTTTTAATAACTTTATTTGGATGAGGGGTGTTATTCGAATCAGTAAATATATTCATTTTCGTTAagttaaaattatttaaaataaaatgaaatgaaaTGTAATTTGTGGGAGTCAGTAAATGTTTGTatatttctttttcaattttccTCATCAATTTCTGTCTTAGCAGTCTTCAGTGCTAAACTCTACATCAGCATGTCAGCCAAACCACAGTACTCTGTGGTTTTCCCTGTTTAAATGAGTTCTTTCAGTTTATTGAAATTCGTGATAGTATTTACAAAATATGTAATATGTTTAGAAAATATTATAGCACTTTGTGGTTTTCCCTGTTTAAATGATGAATGTTAATGCTGAATTTATGTTCCGGAAATCACGTGTTATTGTATTGAGTTTAATTTGGTGGTTCATTTTCCGAGCAAAAGAAAACTCTTTTTGATCAGTTGATTTGGAAAAAGCTGATCATTGTATTGGTTTGGTAATATCTTATCTTAGTATAGTGATTAGTTTTTACTGATGTTAGGTGATTGGGGATTAAGGGTGGAATTCTCTGAATAGACGCTCCTAATTTAATGACCACCTAATTTTTATATTAAACTAACTGTAATGGTTAATCGGTTGCTCGAGGTGGTAGTAGCTATCATGAAAAGTGTTTGTAACATGTGAATTATGAAAACTATAGAAATTATACTTGGTAAACACAATAAAAGGGTAGAATTGTTTAGTGGTAATGTGTGTTCAATGTGTGTGCGTGACTGTGTGTACGTGACTTTATGTGTGATTGGTGTGTGTTTAGGAGATggctaaattttttaaaaaacaagGTTGCTAATCTTGATGTGAGATATTGTAAAGTTTATGTGGGCTTTCGTTGGTCTGTTTACCATTTACAACGATAATGTGCAAGTTTATTATTTTTATCGTAAAAAGCATGGTTCACTGTTTGTTAAGTAACTGTAAATGTTGGTCAAGCAATTACAATGAAGATACTTCCATGTGCCTTGCTAATTTGTTCCAGGAAATAATTGCACATATTGCCTTTAGAAGTTATTGATAGGATAGCTAACATGTGGCCTGTTTGATGATTTTATTTACAAGATCTATTGTCTTAAATTGAAGCAGATAAAGTGGTATGCTAGTATGTGGTATTTTAGTTCCAATGATTTATTAAAGTTATCGTCTAATGCAACATCTGAATTTGAAAAGATTGGAATGAAATGGTCATATCAGTTGGAGTGTTAATGTTTTGATTAATGGATTCTTAATCTTTTTAATGTACTTGCATTTTTGTGTAGTTTATGCCGTGAATAGAATTATTATATGTGTTAATGCTGAATATTACTAATATGTGGAAGTTGTAGTTACTAACAAGTCAGGTATATTTACATAGGAAACTGTGATGGCTGAGCCGGGCGACAATGGAGATGAAGTACCAGGaggaaatgaagatgaagatgaagaccTTGATCCATGTTACTACCCATTGATGTAGGCTTTGGTATATTACCCGATAATATGGTAATATTTGCTCAGCTTTTCATGAACTGCAGAATGTTTTGGGTTTTAGAATATTCGCTCCTCTTTTATAAAGCTATGTAACTCTTTTGTTAAGTTCCCCGGGCATGTAACAAATGGTTATCAAACTTTCTAGTTGTTTAACTATGACGAAACTAGCTGGACATGAGTAAAACTAATGAGTTTATGGTTTTAAGCCAACAGTTTTAAATGtttctctttattattttgtGATGTTTGGAACGAAAAATATCTGGCTTTTTCTTTAGAGGTGGTTTACAACATGATTTTTTTTTTCGGATTTTTGTTATGTTAATTTTGACCGAAACCAGTTCAATATAATTATTAATCAACAATAGTTGAAATTGTATATCTACTGGAAACAGTAGAAATTATTTTTTCACCGAAAGTGGTTGAATTTAATAAACAAGCATATGCAGTCGAAATAAGCATTTCAGGCGGGATTTTTAATTTTTCATGATTTTTTGTGCGGGATTttttaaagtcaaatgaaaatttaaaatttaaagcAAAATTTGGCAAATTTAAATTCGACCGAAAACAGTTGTATTTAACCAGTCGTATTTAGCCGGTTGTATTTAACCGGTGGTATTTAAGCGGTCGTATTTAGTATAAATACAACCGGTCTGCTAAATATTACTCGAGCATTTTTGACCGGCCAAAAAACTGGTcgaatttaactaaatacaaTCGGTTTTTTCCGGTTGTATTTACCCATTTTTTTGTAGCAGACCTCAGCACCTAATTTGACGTAGAGGGTCACTACACGTTCCCCATGATATAGTAAGGTAATGGGGAAGAATAGATGTATAAAATCCTTGTTTGTATCAAAGAAGTTGATAGTGTGAGGGGCGCCTCACGCCTTCATGAGACATAAAATAACAGAGTGTTCTATCTTTAGGAGTTCTGAATTGaaatatttatttgttttattaaaGTTTATTTAGTGTAGAAAAATAATTACCTGAATTTACTCCCAAAAAACTTTAAATGTAAACAACAATAACTCAATGAGGTCTCTAACATTAAtcaattttctttttttttttaatttacaGAGGACTTCACGCTTGATTAGCAACGTAGATATAATAAGATATTATTGATAAAACTTATTCTTTTATTTTGAAATTTTGATATAATCTAAAGATACATATGAAACGAGCTACATAATTGTTCTTCTCTTTAATAGAAACTTAAACATCTGCAACTCATTTTCATAAATTCTAGGTTATTAACGATTTACCATAGAGAAGGATCTTGACATTTTAAGATATCTTAAATGTAAATACGATGATTTATGGCCATATTTATAACTAATATATTGAAAGATTACAGAATCACAATGAGATAGCTACCCATTATCAAACATAATAGTTTGGGAATTTAGTGCTAAATTAGTTTACATTATTGCAATATATGAGTGTAGAATATTTTCTCAAATTGGAAAAGGTGTCGGAAATCCTGTTTCAAACAGATGGACATGATTTACGTATTACATACACAGATTGAAATTATTTTACTATTTCCTGAGCTTTTACAACCTTCCTACCACTACAATAGGAAATTGAAAATTTAAATGGAAACCCATTGAAGGGGAATGTTTTGTAATAGCAACAAACAAGCAacataataatattttatattcgtTCACTCCAAATTGAATATTTGTCTTAGCTTACTAAATGTGTGACTACTTGGGTTGTTTAGGGCATTTTAACGATCAAAATATCTTATTTTTTGAGGGCTTGGCCAGTAAAAAAAACGGATTACGTGCCCCTAAACTAAGAGTTTTATGTTCATaaaattctattacaacctaataTAAATCAACAATTTATAGctaatcaaattattcaatacTATTACTCAGTGACATATATTCTAGTATGCACATTAAACTTAAAATGAATTACTTTTTTTTTAATTAAGGAAAGAactattaatttattaattttttaactAATTAGGTAAAGTAAAAACTATTATACGAAAGAAAACAAACAGAAGAGCCTATAGGTTTATGGTGATGAATAAATATAATTGTAGAGCTATAATTTATTAAGTTCTaagaaaaaatcaaaaaaaaaattattcattCTAATTAAGTAATTCAACCACTTCGTGCAGGCACCTTATGGTCTTACGAATGAGAGGGGCAAACATAGCTTGAAAAGGTAGTGTACGTTAGTACTATTCAAAACACAAATCATGGCATCATATTCCCCCTCTCCTAAATTACTGCTTGGCAATTGGAGTCCCCTAGGTTCACATGTCAATTCTTTCTAATATGTACGTTGTGGTTTTCTGGTAAAATGCTAATGGCTGATGTTTAGGTAAGTTAAATCTTAGGTTACAATATTAAAAGATAGGGTTTTATTCAATTTTTTCCCTCTAGAACTATTTAAAATCATACATCTTATTTTAAAAGATTGCTTGGTCACGTGAATTTACCTTTAACTTGAGCATGTTTTGCTTTATATTTTTATATGTTTTAAGTGACTAGAATCCCTTGATACTCGACGTTTTTGTATTTTCGATCATTGTGATGTCTTTATCTTGGCTGATTTCAAGTTACAGGAGTATAAGAAAAAGAAGTTCATAGAAGCATATATGGATGAAGTTGTGAAGGGAGAGGATAATGAGAgctgttagaaaatggaaagtttgagacTTGTTTTAGACATGTTCTTGATGCAATTTCCTGAAACTAATTATTGAGGTTGATCCTTGAAATGAGAACTTAAACTTTCATTTTgggatctaagtcattttcttagttTAGTCTATATAGAAATTGAGGTAAAGTTAGTAGTTTGTAATAGGTTGTGTGGGTGTATCCCACATTGATAAGGTAAACAAAGGTGAAGTGTTTTATATAGTACCATATACAAGAGTAGTCTACAATTAGTAAGCAATGTGGTTGTGTATGGTGTTATTGTATGCCACGCGTGCGCACACACATATGCACACCGCTGCCTCCTCGCCTCGACTCGACCTGGGTCcggtcgaagggcgatttgggcgaatgtctcggcgtctcgtgTACGCGAGGCGAATGTCTCGGCATCTCGTGTACGCGAGACAAATTTCTCGGCGTTTCgtgtacgcgaggcgacctgggaGAGGAATTTTACTGCTTATTTAATTGAAATATATACACAGTCATTATATCTGTATAATAGAGAATATTAGTATTTGCTGATcggaaattaaaaacaatttcttGGAATAAATACTGATCAGTATTTGATGAGGCTGACAAATCTTGATGCCTGATTAGAATTTGTTGAGGCGGATAAATCCTGATGACTGGTCAGAATTTGTTGTCGTAAATACTGATGGGCTGGATCAGGATTTGCTTTGGTGAATACTGATGGGCTGACTTTTACATTTCCGATGCTGAGAAATATTCTTTAAATGCATAATAAGTCagaatattaattttaattaatgaatatctTCAGTTACGTTTTATGTTATATTATATGTAGAACTAAACATTTTGAAAAATATGTACTGAACAGAGAGACTTGTGAAACCCTAACTACTTCTTTCTATCTCTATCTTTTTTCCCCTCCATTATATGCAGATTATAACATAGTTTTTTGGGCAAACCGAGGTACGGGTCGCTGTTGAGCATTATGTGACTGTGGACGTATTGTTTTGTGTTGTTATATCCTAGAAGTGATATTATTTTAACTCAATATAGCATATGTGGGGCACAAGTCTCTTCAAGAACAGTCCAGGCTTCTCGAAGGCTAGGCAGCTCTTTCAGATTTCAGATTTGATAAAGCTTCTGTTAAAGCTAAGTGTTTTATTCTCTCTTTGTCAATTCAGTTACTGatcatatattattatttataccttcgtgttttatttcgttaCTTTGTTATTTGCCTGTTCTTCTTAATTCTGATTATATAATTGTCCCATTATTGCGTGTAATGTTTGATATTACCCAACAATTTTGAAGAGATTATTTGTTATATTGTGTAATTAACAAGATGGCTAACAAAAATAGTAATGTTCCTAAGACTACTTAAACTAGTTCTGGTTCTGGTGGTACGACTTCTAATGATTGGACCACGTATCGTTTTCCCTAGCCAATTGATCTATCGGGTATACCTGATAAATTCagtggtggagcttctttttcttttttgcAGAAAAATATGAAGCTCTAGTTAACGGCTAAGGGTCTATGGCGAGTGGTGCTGTATGATCCTCCTAtgttggatcaagagaaggctgaatATGTTAAGGcttatgctttatgggctgagaaAGATGGGGTGGCTAGGGTAACCATATTGGCAGCCTTGGAGAACACCTTGTTCAATTTCAAGGACTTAAGAAGTATTATGTGGCgaggtttcttgattttaagccGGTGTATGAaaaatccatgactgaacagattcatgagtttgagatgttggttCATGCTTTGAGTGAGAATGTATGGTCTTGCCTAAGAAGTTTCGAGTTATGTTAGTGATTGAAAAGCTTCCTAAGTCTTGGAAGGAGTTTGCACTCTTCCTGAAGATACAtaaaggagagatcacatggactaaTTTGATGTTGAACATCTCTATGCAGGAGTAATATAAGTCCAAACAAGGACATATGATGCATGCTGAATATGGGAGCTCGAAGTTGAATGTAGTGATTGTAAGACAGAAAAGAAAGGTAATCACTAAGAAAGCTAACACTAAACCTAAtaagaacaaggctaagaaatCAAAGATAAATAAACCATGGTGGTCTTGTGGAAAGGTTGGCCATTCGAGTAATGACTGTGCTAGTAACAAATCTAAGAAACatggagtggtagctcaagcaaatactgtgcttggacttggtACCACGAGTGGGAATGTAGctaacatggttgttggtgaggttgtttcctctggaaccgatgactgatatgttacttacaaccctgtactaTTTTCCACTTATCTCTCACATGAGTGGTTGATAGATATTGGAGCTAATGTGTATATTtatgctgatattagtttatttgtatcttatcaacagaggCATGGAGTGACAGTGATGACGGGGAATGCTAGTATTGCACAAGTACTTGTGATAAGAAATGTGGACCTGAAGTTATGAACAGATTCTATATCTCACTAGACTGCATCATGTTACCTCTATTCATAGAAATATAACAAGTGGAAATTTTTTAGTTAAGAAGGGTTTCAACTTTCTTtgaaatgtaataaagtagtgATTACTCACACTGGTATATTTTTTGGCATGGGTTACTTGTATGATGGTTTGTTTTTGATAAATGTTGAACCCATTTTGGCTGATTTTATTAgtgatagtgttgcaccttctaTTAATTGTGTTGAATCATCTGATTTGTTGCACCTAAGACTTGGTCATTTAATTTTGGTGatctaaagaatatgatgaatttagagttaaTACCAAAGCATaccattgataagaaatctaagtgtaAAGTATGTATTACTGCTAAACAAACACGGAAACCTTTTCATGATGTTGTTAGAGATTCgaacttgttagatttagtacactcAGACATATGTAAATTTGGTGTTTTGTTGATTAAGTATCACTTTAGATATTTCATTATCTTTATAGATGACTGTAGTAGATATTATTATGTTTATTCActtaaacataaggatgaagcactagataaattcattatgcTTAAAAATGAAGTTGAAACATAAACGGGGAAAATACTTAAATTTTTGAGGTCTGAAAGAAGTGGGGAGTATATGAGTACCttatttaatgaattttgcgcCAAAATGGTATAGTGCAACTTTCTTTGAGAAAGTGTTCTATATGAAGACCATTATAACTTTGGGTAATTATGGGGATGATCCCACTCATACATCGAGTTCAATTCCTGATCATGtgaaaaagatgacaaatgtgggggctattcctggtagtagctctatacctaacaaagtagaggaacctagaacgaataagcgtgcaaaggtagtcaaggacttcGGAAGTGATTTTATCACTAACAAAGTCGAGGATGCACTACAAGAAACAGGGCAAAAGACATCACCCCTTTAACAACGGTTCGAAATGCCTTCGATGTTAATAGTACTGATAACATCG
Encoded here:
- the LOC141668000 gene encoding uncharacterized protein LOC141668000 isoform X1 → MVQEGPNLFIRQIICSQVVWASLNSWKGKENKGKESNGDEESYVEGTHEVGESSRKIIFERKRRNCSEGDYSSFLENTPKKTLGHIFRMKFDDETIRTRGASREAFYSPCIKNFKEYYTYPFPYDKEDGDQVVRSYLHRNLKSYLIAERGRLVEKVKHLLEAGYTEKDFNIRDEGLEPYYYSQHTWNSVCDCWEAEKFKKLSTNGQNARSNVEFVSRRGAEPFEQRRQVAFFPEINEKRAAKGEFPISEDEFMGIAYNPTQPAVQDLQARIELAPEFELIEEPSSPRAQREFYKKKRSLCWLMQDRQGKGRSTFIPKTLWLNFWAHGMHCK
- the LOC141668000 gene encoding uncharacterized protein LOC141668000 isoform X2 — protein: MVQEGPNLFIRQIICSQVVWASLNSWKGKENKGKESNGDEESYVEGTHEVGESSRKIIFERKRRNCSEGDYSSFLENTPKKTLGHIFRMKFDDETIRTRGASREAFYSPCIKNFKEYYTYPFPYDKEDGDQVVRSYLHRNLKSYLIAERGRLVEKVKHLLEAGYTEKDFNIRDEGLEPYYYSQHTWNSVCDCWEAEKFKKLSTNGQNARSNVEFVSRRGAEPFEQRRQEINEKRAAKGEFPISEDEFMGIAYNPTQPAVQDLQARIELAPEFELIEEPSSPRAQREFYKKKRSLCWLMQDRQGKGRSTFIPKTLWLNFWAHGMHCK